The Microcoleus sp. FACHB-831 DNA window AATGCAAAAAAAATAAATGTAAACGATGCATATATCAGGGAAGTAATAGTTGAACCAATGTAGCCAAACCCTGCGCCCCGTGTCAGCAAATCCATATCGATGTTGTATTTAGAAGCATAATAGGCGATAGGGACTCCTGTCAGGAAAATAACTACAGAAGCTACGAATATTCCCCAAAATGCATTGGCAAATCCATAGCTGATAGCTATTGAACCACCGATAGCTTCTAATGCTAAAAACGATATTCCTCCCAGCGCCGTATTTGCTACGATATACTCTGACCACTTTCGGAATGATGGTGGTGCATAGCGCAATGCATAATCCTCCATCGTTTCGTTAGCAACCCAGGCATTATATTCTCTCCTAACTGTCGTAATTTTTCCACTTTTTAAAATTGGTTGCTTAGGTATCATTTCTATAAAATCCTATTTACGTTTGTTACTTGTCAACTTTGGTTTGCCAGATATCGTTAATTTTACTGAGTATATCCGTACACTGTATGGGTGAGCTATAGCTGGTAACACAATAATTTACATAAATTAGGTTGGCATCGGTAAATTCACGTAAAACGCAATTCGTAATTTAGTTAGAGATAAAAGTATTTTAAATGACATTTCAAAGAAAAAATATGGTATATAATAAAAAACTCGTATAAATAGCTTGCTAAGGCTATAGCTTAATAAGCTAACAAATAAAATATTAACGATTGTAGTATAAACTTTAGTTAAAAAATAAAATTTAAGTAGTATATAAAGCTTAAAGCTAGTAAAAAAGCTTAATTTCGCGAATAAATGTAAGACATTTTATGAATAAATAAAACAACGGAGATAAACAGCAATAATGAAGCGACTAATGACACCGCAGATGGGTTCCCAAGGTTTAGTAAAACCATTCCTGGCTATTTTTTTATTTTTATCCGTCTTGGTGGGCGCTATTTTAGCGATAGTTTACTATCAAGAGTTTGGAAAGATTGTATCGGAAACATCTCCAGAATTATTGCAAAATAGCTCGGGGAAAATACTAGAGGCATTCGTGCAGTTATATGCAGCCTTGCTTGTCCCGATTGGCATTGGTTCTTGGTGGCTGGTGCTAACACGTATAAGTCATCAGCTGGCGCAGAAAGAACTGGAACAAGCCGCCGCTGAACTTCAAGAATTAGCGTCTCACAAAGATTTGCTAAAACGTCGATTGTCTAGCCAAGTTCGTGACTCGCTCGATCTGGAAATAATTCTGAACACGGCAGTTAGTGAAATACGCAATTTGCTACAGATCGATCGTTGCAAGTTTCTTTGGTATCAGCCCAATGCTCAGGAGATGCGCTTTGAATTGAACTGTGAAGCCTGCGATCGCACCCTGTCAAGTACAACAAGCAGCCAAGCAGATACAGCGATCGCCCTTCTAGGTGAAGCAATCTTGCAATTCGATCTAGCGATCGCTGAAAAAACCTTGCCAAGCGGTTTGATTAGGGTAAATAATATTTCTACAGATAACGGTTTTAATCGTAATAATCGAGAGCTTCTGCTTGGGTTAGGAATTAATTCTTTATTAGCTGTCTCAATTCACACTAATTCGGGTCGAATAGGTGTAATTGTCTGCGAACATGGCAAACGAATCCACCAGTGGAGCGATGAGGAGGTAGAATTGCTCCAAGCGATCGCCGATCAGTTAGCGATCGCCATCAATCAAGCAGAACTATACAATCAAAGTCGCGCTAATGCTGCTATTGCGATCGCGCAGGCTGAACAGCTAAGCGCAGCTTTGGAAAACCTCCAAAAAACCCAAGCTCAACTTATTCAGACCGAAAAAATGTCCAGTTTAGGTCAGCTAGTTGCTGGAGTAGCCCACGAAATTAACAACCCGGTTAACTTCATTTACGGCAATCTCAGCCATGCCAACGACTATAGCCAAGACTTATTAGAATTGGTACTACTCTATCAAAAATATTATCCCAATCCTGCTCCTGAGATCCAAGATCGCGCCGCAGCCATCGATCTGGAATTTCTGATGGAGGATATGCCTAAAATGCTCGACTCTATGAAAATTGGCGCTGATAGAATACGTCAGATTGTTCTAACTTTGCGGAACTTCTCCCGTATTGACGAAGCGGAAATGAAACCAGTCGATATACATGAAGGCATTGATAGCACTCTGTTAATTTTGCAAAATCGCCTGAAAGCTAAGTCAGATCCTACTGGGATTAAAGTTGTCAAGGAATATGGCGCTCTACCCAAGGTTGAATGCTACGCCGGACAACTGAATCAAGTATTTATGAATATTATTAGTAATGCAATTGATGCCCTAACTCACTACAACATTCAGCGCTGTGAAGAGGAAACTAGGCAATATCCCAGCATAATTAAAATTTGCACTGAAACTTTGCACCCCAGCCATATCAGAGTGAGAATTTCCGACAACGGAGCGGGAATGACAGAAGCCGTGAAAGCGCGTTTATTCGATCCATTCTTCACGACCAAACCCGCCGATATGGGTACAGGTCTGGGATTATCGATCAGCTATCAAATTGTGGTAGAGAAGCATGGAGGGTCGCTAAAGTGTATATCGACACCAGGACAAGGAACGGAATTTTCGATTGAAATTCCTATCCAACAAAATAATCTAAATTCTGCGGAGCGCTCAGAGTTATCAGCTATAGGAATGTCAAGTTAGCTAAAATTATTTAAAAATAACTTTTATGGTGTCCAACGCCCACCATTTCTTCTGCGTATAGGTGAGAATAATTTTGGTGGGCTGGTTGGTTTTAATTGCCCCTTTATCTACTTAGAGCAAGAAGTTTGTTTGCATATGTGATGTCGGCCTTCTCATCACTTAATCTTGCCGATATCTCGACCTATAGCTTCTATTTGAGCGTAGTTAGAATTTTGGGTGGGAATAAATTTCTTAGCCTGTAAAAGGTCGAGAACTTCCTTTTGTTCGGGCACGCTGGGGTCAAGCTTTATGAAAGCATTCTGCACTTTTTGAACAAAATCCTCACCGTAACGCTTTTTCACCTCTGGATTGATAACCCAGTGATAGTCGTAGTAGGCGGGTGTCTGCCAAAGGACTTCCACTTTGTTCAAATCTACTTCTTTAGAAGTTACCCGCTTCTGCCATACGCTTTCATTGACTGCGCCAGCATCATATGTACCTGCTTCAACGAGTTTGATGGTTTTATCGTGATCGCCAGAAAATCCTGGTTCGCCTTTAAAGTCGGTGAGTTTGAGGCCAGCTTGTTGCAGGAAGTATTGTGGCATTAAACGTCCCGATGTTGAAGATTCGCTGCCAAATGTAAAGGTACGTCCTTTGAGTTGCTTTACACTGGAGATGTCTTTAAATGGCAGAATCCCGCTCTTTTTGTTTGCAATGAAGAGACTGTGGAATTGTGCGTCTACGTCGCGTTGCGCGATCGCGGTAGCACCAGGCACTTGCAACCGTGCTTGGACTCCTGTCAATCCTCCAAACCAAACTAACTCCAAGTCCCCCACCTTAAACGCGGTTACAGCTGCGGCATAGTCGGTAACAGGCTTGTATTTTACAGGCACGCCCAGTTCTTTCTCTAGATAGGCGGCTAGCTTATCATACTGTCGCTGCAACTTTTGCGGATCTTGGTCTGGAATTGCACCCACTACCAGAGGTTTTGCCTCTGAAGCCCCAGAAGTCGAGGAATTGGCGCTGGGTTTGGGCGAACAAGCCGTCAACGGCAGCAATACAACTAACAAACCAGACCAGAAAAGTTTTCTCATCCCTGAACTTAAATTAACTACTGGTTAACTTTACATCAAACTAACGAGCGAGAAGCGGATATTCATTAAGGATGATTTTGCTAATATAACTTGTCTCGTAGTGATACCAATCACCTTAGACAGAGACTTGAACAGTTAGTATTTTTGCAGCCCTCCCCTGCTTTGCGGGTGGGTCTCGATGAAGCCTTGCATTGGGGGAACAGTAAAAATTTTATGCAAACAACTAGGATTCCCGATCGATTGGTTTGGATAGTGGTGGCAATTTGCCTGGTGCCTAGCTTGCTGAATCTGTTGGGATTTGATTTTAGCTCGCCCTTACATCCCTTCGATGCATCTTTAGCCTCCACAATGCATCCCCGCGAACTTGTCGAGGCCATGCACTACAGTCTAGCAGGGAGCTTTACACACACAATTTTGGAGTGGAGCGCTTTCTGTACGGCAATTTTTATTGTCATCCTGTCTTTTATACACTTTGTTCTTAAGAGGGATGCAGTAACTCCGATTATTGGGATGTCGCTTTTTTGCGCGGGATGTATGGATGCATTCCATACTTTAGCGGCTGACAGATTAATAGAGGGTATAGCTGATAACCAAAACCTGATTCCCTTCACTTGGGTAATTTGCCGATTGTTCAATGCGCTGATTTTAATTGGCGGTGCAGGCATTTTATTGATGACTAAACCGGGAAAGTCGAAGGGGGGTGTCGGGTTTGTAGCGATCGCTAGTTTAGTTTTTAGCCTTATTGCTTATGTCATTGTCTATATCTGCGCCCATAGTGCAACTCTGCCTCCAACCATTTTTCCCAACTCCATCATAACTCGTCCTTGGGATGTCGCTCCACTCCTACTATTTATAGTTGCAGGTATTTATGTTTTTCCCCGCCTTTACCATTTGCATCCTAGCCTGTTTTCTCATGGCCTAGTCATCAGCATCATTCCTCAAATAGCCACTCAACTCCACATGGTTTTTGGCTCGAATGCACTTTTTGACAACCATTTTAATATTGCCCATTTCCTTAAGATTCTTGCTTACATCATACCGTTTATCGGATTAACTTTAGAATATATCAGAACCTATACTGAAGAAGCCTTGTCAGTTGAGCGGTTAGAAGAAGCCCACAACAACCTAATAGAT harbors:
- a CDS encoding ATP-binding protein, which translates into the protein MKRLMTPQMGSQGLVKPFLAIFLFLSVLVGAILAIVYYQEFGKIVSETSPELLQNSSGKILEAFVQLYAALLVPIGIGSWWLVLTRISHQLAQKELEQAAAELQELASHKDLLKRRLSSQVRDSLDLEIILNTAVSEIRNLLQIDRCKFLWYQPNAQEMRFELNCEACDRTLSSTTSSQADTAIALLGEAILQFDLAIAEKTLPSGLIRVNNISTDNGFNRNNRELLLGLGINSLLAVSIHTNSGRIGVIVCEHGKRIHQWSDEEVELLQAIADQLAIAINQAELYNQSRANAAIAIAQAEQLSAALENLQKTQAQLIQTEKMSSLGQLVAGVAHEINNPVNFIYGNLSHANDYSQDLLELVLLYQKYYPNPAPEIQDRAAAIDLEFLMEDMPKMLDSMKIGADRIRQIVLTLRNFSRIDEAEMKPVDIHEGIDSTLLILQNRLKAKSDPTGIKVVKEYGALPKVECYAGQLNQVFMNIISNAIDALTHYNIQRCEEETRQYPSIIKICTETLHPSHIRVRISDNGAGMTEAVKARLFDPFFTTKPADMGTGLGLSISYQIVVEKHGGSLKCISTPGQGTEFSIEIPIQQNNLNSAERSELSAIGMSS
- a CDS encoding putative selenate ABC transporter substrate-binding protein, producing the protein MRKLFWSGLLVVLLPLTACSPKPSANSSTSGASEAKPLVVGAIPDQDPQKLQRQYDKLAAYLEKELGVPVKYKPVTDYAAAVTAFKVGDLELVWFGGLTGVQARLQVPGATAIAQRDVDAQFHSLFIANKKSGILPFKDISSVKQLKGRTFTFGSESSTSGRLMPQYFLQQAGLKLTDFKGEPGFSGDHDKTIKLVEAGTYDAGAVNESVWQKRVTSKEVDLNKVEVLWQTPAYYDYHWVINPEVKKRYGEDFVQKVQNAFIKLDPSVPEQKEVLDLLQAKKFIPTQNSNYAQIEAIGRDIGKIK